The genomic DNA CACGTTCGCGTATTCAGTTTGCCCGCTTTCAGTTCGGCCTGGCGGCGCTGAAGGTATTGGTGGGAGATCTTCCTCGCCTTGGCGCGATCGGCTTCGTCGTAGTCCCAGAACTCCTGCACGATCGCCTCGCACTTCGGATGATGGCTGCCGTCGTCTCCCACGCTTTGACGCAGCCGAGCCAGTTGAGCTTTCAGCTCAGTCACCCGTTCCGCTTGGTTGGGATCGTCGTAGAGGTTCCTCGTCTCCTGCGGATCGTTCACCAAATCGTAAAGCTCCCAGCCCGCCGGCGTTTGATATCCGCCGTCGTAATTGCAGCCGTAGAAGTAGATCAGCTTGTGCGTCTTGGTTCGAATGCCTAAATGCCCCGGATTGTCGTGGTGAGCCATGTGCATCCAATAGCGATAATAAGCGGCTTGCTTCCAGTCGGCCGGTTCGTTGCCGGTCTCCAGCAGCGACTTAAACGAACGCCCCTGTACCGAAGCGGGGATCTCGGCGCCCGCCAACGCGAGCATCGTCGGGGCGTAGTCGACGTTTTCGATGATCGTGTCGTACCGCTTCCCCGCCGGAACGCTTTTGGGATAGCGGACCAGAAACGGCATCCGCTGCGATTCTTCGAACATCCAACGCTTGTCCTGGTAGTCGTGCTCGCCCAGCATAAAACCCTGGTCGCCGGTGTAGATGATGATCGTGTTGTCGATCTGCCCCGTTTGTTCCAGGTGTTGGAATAACCGGCCCAGGTTGTCGTCGATCCCTTTGACGCAGCGGAGGTACTTCTTTAAGTAGGCCTGGTAGGCGAGCCGTGTGTTTTCTTCGTCGCTGTATTTGGCGGCATCAAAGTCCTTGGGGAACTCGTTAGGATAGAGTGACGGTAGATCACCAAGGTAGGAACGCCGCAGATTGCGTCCGCCGATCGACGTGCCGATATGAGGCAGCAGTTCGTCGTTGGCGCCTCGCGTGGCCAGCGATCCAAACTTGGGATCGCGATGCCACAGCGTATCGGGCTCGGGGATCTGGACGTCGGCCAGGTACGACTCGTAGCGCTCGGCGTTTTCGAAGTAATCGTGAGGCGCTTTATAATGATGCATCAAGAAGAATGGCTGCTCTTGATTCCAGCCATCTTTCAACCAATCGAGCGTCAGGTCGGTGATCGCATCGCTGGAATGTTTGCCCGGAAACTGTAGCTTGTTTTTCCCCCACGGCTTGTCGCCACGAACCAAAAACTCCGGGTCGTGGTATTTCCCTTGGCCGGGGAGCACACAGTAATAATCGAAGTCCGCCGGTTCATGGTGCAGGTGCCACTTGCCGATCATCGCGGTTTGGTAACCCGCCTTGCCCATCTGAATCGCCAGCATCTGTTCGCCGGGAGCCACGCGGCCGCTGAGATCAAACGCGCCGTTGGTGTGGTTGTATTGGCCCGTCATCACGCACGCCCGCGATGGCGAACAGATCGAATTGGTGCAGAAGGCGTTGGTGAACAACGCACCCTCTTTCGCCAATCGATCGATGTGAGGCGTCGGGGCAACGTTGGCTAGGCGGCTGCCGTAAGCGGAGATCGCCGGCGCGGCGTGATCGTCCGACATGATGTAAAGAATGTTGGGGCGATCGGCGGTCATCGCGATCGTTGGTACAGAGACGAGCAAAAACAGCAGCAACGTCCGCATCATAAAATCGACTCCTGTTGAGGGCAGTTCAAAGTCAGCGCTAACCGACCAAGCGAGTCTAATCGTTCGACGGCGCGATGAATCAACCTAGTGGCTTCTGGCGGGGAAATAAAGCAACCGTGCGCGTTGCGGAGTCCGCAATCGCTCGGATTCGAACGTCCGCGATGCGCGTTCTGATCGCTTTCGCTCTGCGGCGATATCGTTTTCCGTTGGGAGCGCGGCAGATTCTGCGGCGGCAGCCCGGCGGGCGACATCGCATGCATTGGCTCGACAACGTAGTTCGGCGCTCGGCGGCGCGATACAATCGCAGAGGAGTGTGGTGGGCGTTTGACGTGGTGACACGCAGGAATGGAGGGATCGCGATTTGGATGCTCGACTCAAAGATCTACTGGAATCGGTTGCCAGTCGCTTGCGCCGTCAGCGGTTGCTGTGGCTATTAGCAGCGGTCTGGCTGGCGACAGCTTTCGTTGCCCTCTCGTTGCTGTGGCAGGTCCGCAGCGGAGAGCTTTCCGCGAACGTTGCCCTTGGCGTTGCGGCAGCCACGCTGGGCGGGCTGTTGGTCGCAGCCTGCGCTTTGAGTCTCTGTTCGTTCCGCGATTCCAAAGCTGTTGCCGCACGGATCGAAGCCCACTTTCCCACGCTGCGACAACGCTTGTTGACCGCTGTCGATCAACGCCCCGCCGACATCAACACGCCGATGAACTATCTGCAGACGGCGGTGATCGATGAGACGCTGCACCATGGCACGACGCATCGGTGGACATTGGCTGTCAACCAATTGGCGACACGATTCGCCTGGGCGGTCAACGCGCTGGCGCTCGGCTTGCTGGTATTGGTTGGGATCGGGTTGAATTCTCAGCTGGCAAACGCCAAGCACCGCGGCACCGATCCGGCCTCGCTCGCGGAACTGCAGCCATCGGCGGAGATTACCGTCGAGCCAGGGGATGTCGAGATCGAACGGGGCAGCAACCTCGTCGTCACCGCTCGGTTCGGAGCTAACGATCTAGGGCTGTTACCCAGCGAGGTTCAATTGATCGCTCGCCGTGGCGACCAGCAGACGCAGTCCGCGATGACGCGGAACCTGAGCGATCCCGTCTTTGGTGGCTATCTGAACGAAGTGGTCGAGTCGACGAATTACGAAGTGCAATACGACGGCCAGGTGTCGCCGACATATAAGGTCACCGTCTTCGATTACCCTCAGCTGCAGCGATCCGACGCGCGGCTGGTCTTTCCGCAGTACACGGGACTCGAGGAAAAGCAAGTCGACGACACGCGGCGCGTCAGCGCGGTCGAGGGGACTCAGCTGACCTGGATCTGCCAGCTGAACAAGCCGGTCGCCAGTTGCACGTTGGTCGACGATGAGGGCAAGGTCTTGCCGCTGTCGGCCGACGCGGAAAACCCGTTGCACTATCGGGCCACGGTCACGCTGCAGCAATCGACCCGTTGGACGTTGAAGTTGGTCGACGCCGAGGGACGCGAGAACAAATATCCGCCCGAACTGGTAGCTCGCGTTCAGCCCAATCAACCGCCGGTAATGAAATTGGTCGCCGCCCGAGACGTTCGCGTCTCGCCGTTGGAAGAGCTGCAAGTTGGGGCTCGGTTTCGCGACGACTTCGGTCTGTTGCGATATGGGCTCGCCTATGCGATGGCGGGGGGGGAGCCGCACGAGATCGTGCTCGGAGAAACGACGCAGCGGAAAGAGGAGCGTGAAGCGTCGCCGATGATCGACTTCGAAGCGCTCGCTGCCGAACCCGATCAATTGTTGTCGTATCATTTTTGGGCCGAAGATTTTGATGCCCAAGGTCAGCCGCGGCGATCCGAGAGCGACATGTTCTTCGCCGAAGTCCGGCACTTCGAAGAGATCTTTCGCGAAGGGGAACCGCCCGCTGGCGGCGAGCCACCTCCTTCGAGCCCCAACGCGCAACAAGCCGACGAACTGGCGGAATTGCAAAAGCAGATCATCACCGGAACTTGGAACCTGATTCGCCGCGAAACCGCCGCGGAACCATCGGCTGCTTTTGCGGACGACGTCGCGTTGCTGCACGAATCGCAACAGGCGGCGATCGAGCAACTGCAGGAGCTGGCGGCGGAGCTGACCGATCCGCAGTCCAAAGAATATGTGCAGGCGGCTGACGCGTTCATGCAGAAAGCTGTCACGCAATTGGCGGCTGTCGCCGATGCAAACTCCCCTCCCCTGCTCTCCCCCGCGTTGGCATCGGAGCAAGCGGCTTATCAAGGGCTGCTGAAATTGAGGGCTCGCGAATTCGAAGTCTCTCGACAGCAGCAATCGCAATCGAAATCGAGCAGTTCATCGCAACAGCAACGCCAACAACAGTTGGATCAACTGGAACTGAAGAACGACGAAAACCGATACGAGACCGAACAGCAGGCCCGTTCCGAAGAGGAGCAACAGGCGACCGAGATGCGGCAGGTGTTGAACCGGTTGCGTGAACTCGCTCAGCGGCAAGAGGACCTCAACAAACAATTGAAGCAGCTGCAGTCGGCGCTCGAAGCTGCTCAGACCGAACAGGAGCGAGAAGAGATCCAACGGCAATTAAAACGGCTTCGCGAAGAGCAGCAGGAACTGTTGCGCGACACCGACGAATTGGCCGATCGGATGAATGCCTCGCAGGATCAACCGGCGACGGCAGACCAACAGGAACAGCTGGCTGAGACCCGCGAGAACGTACGCCAGTCGAGCGAAGCGTTGGAGCAGCAGGATGTCTCGCAGGCGTTGTCGGCGGGCACGCGAGCCGAACGCGAGTTCAAGCAGATGCGGGATGAAGTGCGGCAGCAGGCGGCGGGCGATTTCGCCGAATCGATGCAGCAGATGCAACAACAGGCTCAACAGTTGCAAGAGCAACAGGAAGCGATCGGCCAGGAGATCGAACAGCTGGAGGAGACAAATCCCGGATCGCTGCGAAGCCCGCAGGATCGCGATCAGATTCGCGATCGGATCGGTCAGCAACGGCAGCAGCTTGCCGATTTGCTCGATCGCATGGAGCGAACGGTCAGCGATGCGGAGACCTCTGAACCTCTGTTGGCGGAAAAACTGTACGACTCGTTCCGCAAGACACAGCAACGCCGCGTCGATCAGCAGTTGGATATGACCAACCAGTTGCTCGAACGGGGACTCGATCCCGACGCGAGTCAGGCGACCGCGGCAGCCGAAGCGGGGATCGGTCAGTTGCGGGAAGAGATCGACGAAGCCGCTCAAAGCGTCCTCGGCGATCCAACTGAAAGCTTGCGGCGGGCGCTCGGCGAACTGGAGCAGGTCTCGGATCAGTTGAGCGACGAGATTCGGGAGAACGATCCGCGTGGCGAAGGGCAACCCGGCGAAGGGCAACCCGGCGAAGGACAACCTGGCGAAGGGCAACCTGGTGAAGGGCAACCTGGCGAAGGGCAACCTGGTGAAGGGCAACCTGGCGAAGGGCAACCTGGCGAAGGGCAACCTGGCGAAGGGCAACCTGGCGAAGGGCAACCTGGCGAAGGGCAACCTGGCGAAGGGCAACCTGGCGAAGGACAACCTGGCGAAGGGCAACCTGGAGAAGGACAACCCGGTCAGTCGCAGCCTGGTCAGTCACAACCTGGTCAGTCACAACCTGGTCAGTCACAACCTGGTCAGTCACAACCTGGTCAGTCACAACCTGGTCAGTCACAACCTGGTCAGTCACAACCTGGTCAGTCACAACCTGGTCAGTCACAGCCTGGTCAATCGCAACCTGGTCAATCGCAACCTGGTCAATCGCAACCTGGTCAATCGCAACCTGGTCAATCGCAACCTGGTCAATCGCAACCTGGGCAGTCACAGCCTGGTCAGTCACAGCCTGGTCAGTCACAGCCTGGTCAGTCGCAGCCGGGACAGTCGCAACCGGGACAGTCGCAACCGGGACAGTCGCAACCGGGACAGTCGCAACCGGGGCGTGGGGGAAGTGGTGGTGGAATCGAAGGGTTTGCCGAGGCGGTGGAGGGACGTGGTGCGGCACCGCTGACCGGTGAAGGTTTCCGTGAGTGGAGCGATCGATTGCGGGAGATTGAAGAGCTGGTCGAAGATCCCGAGTTGCGATCGCAAGTCGCTCAGGTTCGCGAAGCGGCACGCGAGGTCCGGATCAATTTGAAGCGGCACAGCGAGTCGCCGCAATGGAATTTGGTTCGCGAAATGATCGCTCGTCCGCTGGAAGAACTCAAGCAACGCGTGGCCGAAGAACTGCTGCGGCGGTCGGCCGATCGCAACGCCTTGGTGCCGATCGATCGCGATCCGGTCCCCGTCGAATTCGCCGATCAGGTCGAGAAGTATTACGAGAAGCTAGGCAGCGGTAAGTAGTTTTAATTTATTCAATCCTGGTTGCTGCGTTCATCGGTCCGTGGTCGCGAGAAGTGTCCCAGCAAGTGTAAGTAGTTTATGTTTGATTCGATCCTGATCGCCGCTCCGCAATGGACCGCTGCCGCCGTGGCAATCTGCCTGTTGTCGCTGTTTGTCGTGGCCTGGGCGTATTGGCGACGTGGGCGATCGTCGCGGCGCGGGCCACTGATTTTTGCGGGCCTACTGAAATGGATCGCGATCGCCGCTTTGGCGTTGTGCCTGTTGCAACCGATGTTGGAAAGTCAGCGTCCGCGACCGCATGCGAATCTGATCGGCGTGGTCGTCGATAACAGTCGCAGCATGCAGATCCGCACCCCCGGTCAATCGCAGCCGCGCAGCGAGCGATTGGCCGCGGTCTTAAAACAGGATGCGGATTGGCAGGTTCGGCTATCGCAAGACTTTGATGTGCGACGCTATGCCTTCGATCGCAGCTTGCAAAACGTCGACGATCTATCGGCACTCGAATTTGACGGCGCATCGTCTTCGTTGACCGCGACGCTAACGACCTTGGCCGCTCGTTTTCGCGATCGTCCCGTCGCCGGCCTGATGTTGTTCACCGATGGGAACGCAACCGACCTGGCCGACACCGGATTCGATTGGTCCTCGCTTGGATTTCCTCTTTATCTGGTCACCGATTCGGTCGATCAAGCGATCGCGGACCTCAAGATCGATCAGGTCAGCACCGCCCAAACCAACTTTGAAGCCTCTCCCGTGACGGTCACTGCGAAGCTATCGGCCACCGGTTTAAAAGAATCGACGGCTGTCGTCCGCTTGCTCGATGCAGAGGGCGTTGCGGTGGAGGAGCAGGAGTTGGAATTGACGCAGGCGAAGCCGGCCGCCGACGTCGAGTTCCGCTTTCGCCCGAAGAAATCGGGGCTGCAATTCTATTCGATCGATACGTTTCCTAAATCGCAACGGACTGCCTATTTGGAAGGCGAAACGAAGGTCGAAGCAACGCTTGCGAACAATTTTCGCCTGTTGACGATCGATCGCGATCAAGGTCCCTATCGCGTGCTGTATGTTGCGGGGCGGCCGAACTGGGAATTCAAATTCCTGCGGCGGGCGTTGCAGGAGGATGATGAAATCCGCTTGGTGGGACTGTTGCGAATCGCTCGCAAAGAGCCCAAGTTCAGCTTCCGCGATCGCGGCGTCAATTCTTCCAATCCGTTGTTTTCGGGGTTTGATGAAAACGAAGAGGAGAGTGCCGAACAATACGATGAACCGGTGCTGTTGCGATTGGGCGTCGATGAAGCGGAGCAGCTGAGTAAAGGTTTTCCACGCCAAGCCGAGGAGTTGTTCGGATACCACGCGATCATCTTGGACGACGTCGATGCCGATTTTTTTACTCAGGATCAGATGCTGATGTTGCGTCAATTCGTCAGCACTCGCGGTGGCGGCCTGCTGATGCTCGGCGGCCAGGAGTCCTTCGCCGGTGGCGATTATGAACACACGCCGTTGGCCGATCTGATGCCGGTCTATCTCCCTCGCGGCAACGCGCGTTCGGGCGGAACGGTCGCCCGGATGGAGCTGTCACGCGAGGGATGGCTGCAACCGTGGTTGAGGTTGCGAGAGACGGAAGCGGCAGAAAAGAAACGCTTTGCCGAGATGCCCGAGTTCGGGACACTCAATCGCGTCGGCGATGTGAAGCCTGGGGCGTCGATGTTGGCAGCCGCCGATACGGGGGATCGCCAGCAGCCGGCACTTGTCGTCCAACGCTATGGCAAGGGAAGGTCGGGAGCGCTGTTGATCGGCGATTTGTGGCGATGGGGCATGCGGCGAAAGCCTGGCGAAAACGAAGACCTGCAGCAGGTCTGGCGACAGACGATTCGATGGATGATCGCCGACGTGCCGCGCGGCGTCGAGATCGATCTCGAGGAATCCAAAGACAGCAGCAAGCCGATCGAGATCGCCGTGACGGTTCGCAATCCGGAGTTCCTGCCGTTGGATAACGCCTCGGTCGCCCTGACGGTGGTGCAGCCCGACGGCGAAGAGATGCAGTTGCCGACGCAGCCCAG from Rosistilla carotiformis includes the following:
- a CDS encoding sulfatase family protein; translation: MRTLLLFLLVSVPTIAMTADRPNILYIMSDDHAAPAISAYGSRLANVAPTPHIDRLAKEGALFTNAFCTNSICSPSRACVMTGQYNHTNGAFDLSGRVAPGEQMLAIQMGKAGYQTAMIGKWHLHHEPADFDYYCVLPGQGKYHDPEFLVRGDKPWGKNKLQFPGKHSSDAITDLTLDWLKDGWNQEQPFFLMHHYKAPHDYFENAERYESYLADVQIPEPDTLWHRDPKFGSLATRGANDELLPHIGTSIGGRNLRRSYLGDLPSLYPNEFPKDFDAAKYSDEENTRLAYQAYLKKYLRCVKGIDDNLGRLFQHLEQTGQIDNTIIIYTGDQGFMLGEHDYQDKRWMFEESQRMPFLVRYPKSVPAGKRYDTIIENVDYAPTMLALAGAEIPASVQGRSFKSLLETGNEPADWKQAAYYRYWMHMAHHDNPGHLGIRTKTHKLIYFYGCNYDGGYQTPAGWELYDLVNDPQETRNLYDDPNQAERVTELKAQLARLRQSVGDDGSHHPKCEAIVQEFWDYDEADRAKARKISHQYLQRRQAELKAGKLNTRTWQGE
- a CDS encoding glutamine amidotransferase, whose amino-acid sequence is MFDSILIAAPQWTAAAVAICLLSLFVVAWAYWRRGRSSRRGPLIFAGLLKWIAIAALALCLLQPMLESQRPRPHANLIGVVVDNSRSMQIRTPGQSQPRSERLAAVLKQDADWQVRLSQDFDVRRYAFDRSLQNVDDLSALEFDGASSSLTATLTTLAARFRDRPVAGLMLFTDGNATDLADTGFDWSSLGFPLYLVTDSVDQAIADLKIDQVSTAQTNFEASPVTVTAKLSATGLKESTAVVRLLDAEGVAVEEQELELTQAKPAADVEFRFRPKKSGLQFYSIDTFPKSQRTAYLEGETKVEATLANNFRLLTIDRDQGPYRVLYVAGRPNWEFKFLRRALQEDDEIRLVGLLRIARKEPKFSFRDRGVNSSNPLFSGFDENEEESAEQYDEPVLLRLGVDEAEQLSKGFPRQAEELFGYHAIILDDVDADFFTQDQMLMLRQFVSTRGGGLLMLGGQESFAGGDYEHTPLADLMPVYLPRGNARSGGTVARMELSREGWLQPWLRLRETEAAEKKRFAEMPEFGTLNRVGDVKPGASMLAAADTGDRQQPALVVQRYGKGRSGALLIGDLWRWGMRRKPGENEDLQQVWRQTIRWMIADVPRGVEIDLEESKDSSKPIEIAVTVRNPEFLPLDNASVALTVVQPDGEEMQLPTQPSDQVAGVYTASYWPSKDGAYRVKVVATGPDGSDVGSQQAGWTTETATAEFQRLAVNKDLLQQIADQTGGEVISQDDLDSFVANLHNKKIPLTQRHLAPLWHGPWVLIFALACLCGEWGVRRFHGMP